The genomic window TGAATGTGACAAATTCCGTGCACACTAAAGCTAAGAAGTTATTCATATAAGATGGCAAAACTGTATTGACTGGTTGGAAAGTTATCCTTCCCCGGTGGTCTAGGTAGCATACATCTTTTTCTAGTTTGGTAGTGGCACCAAATTGACCAAGGTCTAGACCGACGGACCGAAGACTTCCAGATTTTAATAATACACATGTATTCACGTTTGAACATGCaataatatcatcttcaCTGACACTAAAATCAAGATGATGTGGTTGTTCTGTACTATCGAAATTTTTTGGATTAGTACCAAGCTGGCCATATTTATTGGACCCCCACAGAAGTATCCTTCCTTGATTTGTTTTAGCGACAAAGTGGTGGTTAGAGCTTTGAATATCTGATATGCTTTCTTCAGTGAACTTCATGTATCTGAACAAGTCACGTTTTCCCAGTAGATTTAGTTTCGAAGATCTTCCTGATATATAAACAAATTGATGACCATTCCTCTCTGTCATAAGAAGCAGGGAGTAGTATTTGTTCATACAGCATTTCATGAAGCTCAAATTTTCATTCGTCATTTTCCAAGCATCAATTTCATACCATGTCCCCATCCTGTCATTATCGTCTCCCGTTCCTAACTGCATATTTACATTGGATCCGAAATTATGACACCTTGAGAAAGCGCCTGTTCTGTAACCATTCAAATTATAATTCGCTGATTGCAAGTAtgatttttgaaatatcttGGATTCAAGTAACTGCAATGGGGTCATCCCCGATTTGTCCGTTAGTTGCCACGATTTCCCTCCGTCATTAGGTTCCTTTAGGCATCTTTCATATAACTTGAAGCATTTGTGTAGTTGATGGCTTAAAACGCATAGATGAAATGCAGAATATCCACTTTCCCAGTCCTGATCCATTAAATTGATCTTTTTTAACTGAGAGTCAGTAGCCTTAGGGAACATGGCCAGGTGATACGAAATCGTTCTTCCCATACAATCTCTTACATCGGTCATAATATATTTGTCCTTTTAGCAGACCTATTAAtgcaaaataaaacagaTGTATGCAGTCAACACTTCCTAATGGTTACCAAAGCCTTAGAATGGATATACAGATCTTATGatgttttgttctttgtcAGCacgttgttcttttcaattatACGCTATTCACTATATATTAACAACATCTATTGCTGGTAATGCCGATCCCTCTACAATCGTTAAAAGTatgtccgggtaacatactttttatcttttcaataaaaTAGTTGACATCTGACACTAATACTACAACTGCTAttcgatgatgaaatattATCAATAGCAAGGAAGCGCTTCAAGGATCGTATTttaacaataatatatgAATTCTTTCCAAGGGAATCCACGTAAATAATTTGAATGTCATATATTAAAAGAGTGATAAAAATTTAGAATCAATATACTAATGATATTTAAATAGCAGATACTTCCATAAGTAAATATAATCTGAAAGATGTCGAAAATAGACGAAATCAAAATACCCTTTCGGTGGACATCGATGTAGTATCTAAGGTGAATTTAATTTTGGAGCCTCTAGAAGCTTTATAGCTGGCCATGTTGCAGAAGTATCTGTCAAATAGCACTGCAGAATCTCTTGGACCACCTTTGGCCTCTGGGTGAAATTGGGTGGAAAAGACAGGTCTTGAGACATGGATCATACCTTCATTGGATTTGTCATTcaaattttggaaaaatggCTTAAACTCAGACGAAGGCAATGTATCAGCATCTACGGCATAACCATGGTTCTGGGATGTAATATAGCATTGACCGGTTGTTAGGTCAAGGGCTGGGATATTATGAGCTCTGTTACCATATCCCAACTTCACAGTTTTAGCTCCTGAAGCCAAGGCTAACAATTGATGACCCAAACAGATACCAAAAATTGGAATATCTCTTAAACTATCCGTTTGTAAAAGGTTTTGTAACTCTGGAACGGTAGAATCCATGCACTGGATTGGGTCACCAGGACCATTTGAAATGAATATACCATCAAACTGGTTTGCGACTGAAGTGATTGGGTAGTCATATGGGAAAACAGTAACATTTGCGCCTCTTTCCACTAGGCATCTAATGATGTTTTCCTTAACACCACAATCAATTAAAGCAATATTATAAGGTGTCTTAACAGAAGGAAGGGCTTTCACAAAGAATGGCTCTTTCGTTGAAACTGTCTTCACCAAATCTGTCTCAGCCTTAACCGGTTTAGGCTCAAATGAACCTTGGATTTCAATGGTAGCTGGAGAGGAACCTTGTTCTCTCAAAATTTGGACCACGGCACGAGTATCAACACCACCAATGGCAGTGacattttctcttttgcACCAAGCTGCCAAACTTTCAACAGCAGTCCAATGAGAGTATCTCCAGGCGTATTCAGCGACAACAATACCACGGACGTGGATGTGAGGAGATTCGAgatatttcaataaattGAATTCGTCACGGGCTTCTGTATCTGGCACACCGTAGTTACCAATCAAAGGTTGagtgaaaacaagaatctGACTCTTATAAGAAGGGTCGGTCATTGATTCAGGATAGCCAACCAAAGAAGTAGTAAACACTGCTTCACCGTTACATGATACTGGAGCACCGAAGGAATATCCCTGAAACTCCGCAGAAACGGATTCCGGACCCGAATCTGAACTATTAAAGATGGAAAATTTCGCTTTTGGAGCAGCAGTCTTCAAACTAGGCATTGTTGTTCTTCCAGATATGGTCTTGAATGTAGTCTTGGCAAGTGTATGAAGAGTAGCAAAGTCTAAACATACAACTTAAAAATTAGAGGTGAGTATAGTCTCTCTTACTTGAACGAGTAAAACAACTGTGTGAATAATAGTTCAAGTTGTAATCAGTATAGGTAATGTAAAAATAAACGTAAGTAAGTTACTGCAGTTATAAAACAGTCTTCAACTTTATTATTGGCTGTTGTTAGCAGTTTTCCTTTTGGTTGGTGTATATGATGGTAAAATCCTTTAGAGTATAAAAGATATCTTACTTCAATAACAATATAATGCTTTTATAGCTGGTTTAGATGAACTAGTAAGCTAACAGTGATTTAGTCAAACTATAACAGGTGAGTTGAGTAAAAGCACTTCGAGAAGAGATAACTGAAAATGCTTTCtttatatgtatatgtattCAGAGCATACAAAGAAATAGACGTGGTGATGCAATCCTAATGTCATCTCAGTCTTTTCACTGCTCGATGACTAaccgaaaaagaaaggtgCTCTATCTATACTAAAGGGCAAGTAGtaaaaaaggaacaaaaaaaaaaaatatttcagaaaaaaaaatcacacAGGAAAATGTCTGGCTGTTAACCAGCAACCGACGGTTATATTTATTCAAACGGTAGGACAGAACCAACTCCGAGTCACATGACATATTTCAATCGGTTTGAGGATTCCTATCATTACACCGTTTCTCTTCGTAGTATCATATGTCAGCATATATTCTGCCAGCATTGATCTCTTTATATAGGAGTATTGTAGTCAACAATATATAcctttttgaagaaacagaaactgTTACGCAGCGTGTTAGATGACTAAGTAGTTAATGATCTAAAATTTATAGTATATTAATTAGGTGAGATGACGGAGTATTGATTTTCgatactattactattattaattactattcttttttgatttaGTTATACATTTATTGGATTGCTCAAAATGACGAAATGAAAAACCACTACGTTTAGTGTTTATTATTGACGGGAAAGTGGTCAGAGTgaatttgtttttattgtaATTTGTGGCTGGGAACGGCTGCAAAAATTGCGGTTAAAATACCTGTTATGATTAGGACGAGGATCAGACACCAAGCCGCGCGTCTAATCATGATGGAATTGACGAAAGGATGGTTTATTTTGCACAACCTTGATCTACCTCCGAAAACAATCAACCACCAAGGTACATCATGTCTTGAATGTAGAGAACTTGAACGATGTGTACTCATT from Kluyveromyces marxianus DMKU3-1042 DNA, complete genome, chromosome 6 includes these protein-coding regions:
- the CPA1 gene encoding carbamoyl-phosphate synthase (glutamine-hydrolyzing) CPA1, encoding MPSLKTAAPKAKFSIFNSSDSGPESVSAEFQGYSFGAPVSCNGEAVFTTSLVGYPESMTDPSYKSQILVFTQPLIGNYGVPDTEARDEFNLLKYLESPHIHVRGIVVAEYAWRYSHWTAVESLAAWCKRENVTAIGGVDTRAVVQILREQGSSPATIEIQGSFEPKPVKAETDLVKTVSTKEPFFVKALPSVKTPYNIALIDCGVKENIIRCLVERGANVTVFPYDYPITSVANQFDGIFISNGPGDPIQCMDSTVPELQNLLQTDSLRDIPIFGICLGHQLLALASGAKTVKLGYGNRAHNIPALDLTTGQCYITSQNHGYAVDADTLPSSEFKPFFQNLNDKSNEGMIHVSRPVFSTQFHPEAKGGPRDSAVLFDRYFCNMASYKASRGSKIKFTLDTTSMSTERVF